Within the Erpetoichthys calabaricus chromosome 1, fErpCal1.3, whole genome shotgun sequence genome, the region tatgcttgcagtcagctacttattcacacagcttttgaaaaCCAGCTTCTGATTCTTTTGGAACAGCAAGGCATAATATTCTACAGAGTGTACATTAACCAGCATCATTACAAAccaatccattatttgaaaaaataattatttctcatttttgtccTGCAtgggtcaaaaatgttaaactcaaatttaacaaaggaatctgtcctggacacgTTTATATTATGCCAGTGTCACAAAACTATGAAAATGAAGGTGGTCCAAAATGATTTAACTCTTTACGGTGCCCCTTAAATGACACAGTTAATCCCATCTGTCAGATATTGGAGTGACAGAACTTTGTCAATTTCACCCAGGTACCCACATTGGGCAGAGCAAAACTTGGCtgcatctttaaaaaaatgcaccTTCCTTGTCACAAAGCTGTAAAAAGTAAGGTGacccaatatgatgtaactcaccCATGCAGGTCCTAAAGGTGGCatatttagcttttcaaagaatggacatGTTTAGGCAGTTAATATACACGTTGTAGGTGTGCAAGCACTGTGGTTAGGGCTTTGCACTTTCAATCCTGAGTTTGtaggttcaagtcctgatagtgacactgtgtaaccatgagcaagCCACTTCACATGTCTGTGTGGCACACTGCGGGGACACtgagcataagaaatgtaaccagtagtaactaaatgttacattggataaaggcgtcagtcgtaaatatAGAATATTTTTCCTTTAGAATAACTAACTGGTTTGCAAAAGCTGTCTGAAAAAGTAGAGTCGcaggttgcaagcgagcatgtagctggaagcgaataaaaagtCAACCAATGTTGGATGTATGTTGGATAAAAGCGCCAGTCGTAAATGTTGAagattttgccttcagaataaatAACTGGTTTCAAAAATTGGGTGAAAAAGTACAGTGGCTTGTTGCGAGCAAACATAGACCTGGATGTGAATAAGATGACGGCCAAATACGTACCTAACTCCAGTcttgtgttcattacagactcaagggtagattctgttaaatagtaataattaccaccaagtcctttcacaaatgtattgtgtgaaaaagaaaatactgcCCTGTTTTAACGCAGGTCCGTCTCCTGTCCGCTTCTCTTCACGCTCCATGACTCTACCGGCCCTGAGTTTCTGTTTCTTGCCCCtcccatttccactgaagattGCAGAACAACCAATAGAGTTCGCACGCAGAACCGACAGAGTTTATACACAGAGTTACGATAGGGTGCGCACTCATAACCAGCATGTTTCATACGAGAAACCGACATGGTACACACATCCAACCAacagagttcaagcgcaaaactgacacgttacccacatgaaaccagtataagacgtgcatgaaaccaatataatgCATTCACAAATCCATTTTTAGACCGACACAAAACGCAATGCAATATtgttcatacgcaaaccgataacatgcaAGTGTAAACCGATGCAGTTCACACTGGAAACAGTGACCTACATActcaaatcaatatagttcatatgaaaaGCAGTGGTATGTACATACAAAGAGACATAGTTCaggcacaaaccgataatatacagaAACAaaccaatatacagtgcatccggaaagtattcacagcgcatcactttttccacattttgttatgttacagccttattccaaaatggattaaattcatttttttcctcagaattctacacacaacaccccataatgacaacgtgaaaaaagtttacttgaggtttttgcaaatttattaaaaataaacaaattgagaaagcacatgtacataagtattcacagcctttgccatgaagctcaaaattgagctcaggtgcatcctgtttcccctgatcatccttgagatgtttctgcagcttaattggagtccacctgtggtgaatTAAGTTGACTGgagatgatttggaaaggcacacacctgtctatataaggtcccacagttgagcacAAACCCAgcgtgaagtcaaaggaattgtctgtagacctccgagacaggattgtctcgaggcacaagtctggggaaggttacagaaaaatttctgctgctttgaaggtcccaatgaccacagtggcctccatcatccgtaagtggaagaagttcgaaaccaccaggactcttcctagagctggccggccatctaaactgagcgatcaggggagaagggccttagtcagggaggtgaccaagaacccaatggtcaatctgtcagaggtcctctgtggagagaggagaaccttccagaaggacaaccatctctgcagcaatccgccaatcaggcctgtatggtagagtggccagacagaagccactccttagtaaaaggcacatggaagcccacctggaatttgccaaaaggcacctgaaggactctcagactatgagaaagaaaattctctggtctgatgagacaaacattgaactctttggtgtgaatgccaggcatcacgtttggaggaaaccaggcaccgctcatcaccaggccaataccatccctacagtgaagcctggtggtggcagcatcatgctgtggggatgtttttcagcagcagggactgggagactagtcaggataaagggaaagatgactgcagcaatgtacagagacatcctggatgaaaacctgctccacagcgctcttgacctcagactggggcggcggttcatctttcagcaggacaacgaccctaagcacacagccaagatatcaaaggagtggcttcaggacaactctgtgaatgtccttgagtggcccagccagagcccagacttgaatccgattgaacatctctggagagatcttaaaatggctgtgcaccgacgcttcccatccaacctgatggagcttgagaggtgctgcaaagaggaatggacgaaactggccaaggataggtgtgccaagcttgtggcatcatattcaacaagacttgaggctggaattgctgccaaaggtgcatcgacaaagtattgagcaaaggctgcgaatacttatgtacatgggatttctcagtttttttatgtttaataaatttgcaaaaacctcaagtaaacttttttcatgttgtcattatggggtgttgtgtgtagaattctgaggaaaaaatgaattgaatccattttggaataaggctgtaacataataaaatgtggaaaaagtgatgcgctgtgaatactttccggatgcactgtaggtcatgaatgaaaccagtattgtacaaacgcaaaccaatagtaaatattcataaaccaacaatgttcacacgtaaaccaatagattacacacagaaatatatgatttataccctgtttggcccctcatagtaGAGTCCCGTCtgtgcggtgacgtatggtgctctGGCTCGGCCGTTGGATATTATTGTCTGTGTCTGCTTCACACTTGGCGTAGGAATGGTGGCCTTCGAGTGAGGCAGGAATgccaaaaagtatataaaaaaaaaaaaactaaatcccaTTAGCGAGAGACAAATAGCGGGTAAATGCTTGCTGTTTGGGGACGACACGTTATGGATGTCTTAAGTTTTCATTCAGTccactcagatagatagatagataaatagacaagatagatagtgaaaggcactgtataatgcatagatgtactttattactttattagaAATTTGCAGAAGCTCAaggcaaatatatataaataataaacaataatccctatacacacacacaaatgtctgGTGGATACGGGAGAACTGATGCACTCAATAACTGGGCAATAAATGGCATAAGATGGTCAGACCAGTTCAGATGTTCATTTAATTCCATTACAATCTGAAGAAAGCAGGTCCAGCTTGCaaactgtgatgctgagatctgggatctaatatttttaattttctcattaaagacgttcataaagtctgtacttctaatatctgttgatattttgcactgtagatctgaatttccatttgttaatttagccactgttctaaaggatttttattactgctattattttagaatagtagtctgagcgagatttaaagagagctttttatattttttaacactctgtccatgcaatttgaaagtcCTGCAGCGTTGTTgttctccagttttcgacactctaatttaagagctcgagtgttcaTTAAaccacattataatgtgatgttagctgatctaaattgtttttcatgtactgatctaaatggttttccacaattacactcgacttactcaaagtatctataaattttgaaacagAACTACAGTCTAGATGTcacagtgtctttgttttaatctgtgagtatTGGTAAGGGcaggattaaattaaatgtaattaagtagtgatcggaaataacttcatttaatggagtaatatttaaattttgaatttctgaCAAAAGCCAGCAAAGTTCTTCTTTCATCTTCCCCATCCTGACAGGTATCTGTTTCTTAACCCAATCCCGAGGCTCCACTTGTATAAACATTCCTCAACATAACTGATAACACAATTCTGGGACTCCATCAACACTGTTTGTTAAATCCCAGTATTGAATTCTGCTAACCCACAACATTGCAAGATGGCCGTCATCTTCTTCCAGCCTGTTGGACTTTCAGTCcactcacttttttttgtttattacacaAATTTGATATGAAGAGTGATGAGTTACTGTCAACATGCTGTGAACTGTCTGATTTGACAGGCACGTTAAGTGCAAAGGTgctgtaaaatgaaaatcaaattgcTTTAGGTCTGTATGATGGCAGTTTTAACTTCATTCAATTCTGTTCTttccacagagagagagaagctgCAGTTTTACTCGTAACGtctagatggatgtgaaagaggagaTGTGTGAGGCTGACGTGAATATCCCGGAGATAAGGACTGTAAatattaaggaggaggactgtgaatgGGAGTCTGTCCGCCCTAAACAGGAGCATCTCTGCATTAAAGAGGACTACTGTGAGCTGGGGTTAGTGCGTGTTAAAGAAGAGGCTGAAGAGAAGTTTGTCAGCATTGAGACGAGTATCCATACAAGTCTGGAAAGTGTCAAGGAAGAGGATCTTCACTATGCATGTCAAGATGGAGCCATGACTGGGATGGCCTCTTCTCCGAGCAAATACTGTCACTCTCCTGGGCCTTCTATCAGCGTGAAGAGTGAATCTTTACATTCTGACACAAATAGGACGGAGGAGAATGTCATGGATAGAACCACAGAAGATCAGCCACCGtctaaaaataaatctacaaaaagTAAGTGTAAATATGTGCAGGTTTTAGAGCTGGGTGGGGGATGATGGGCCTGAAAGGGTGGTCTTATGCTGTTGATGAGAGACTTAGGAATGAAATGAAACtgctgtgatttattttttggttaatgTGGCTTGACCATTTATCTATGAGGGatgtagagaaaaaccaagcaaaatgacacctttcattggctaactaaaaagatttcaatatgcaagctttcgaggcaactcaggcccattcttacatcttgcctgaagaaggggcctgagttgcctcgaaagcttgcatattgtaatctttttagttagccaataaaaggtgtcattttgttggcttttctctacattcataatggctaacacggtacaacaccctagttctaTGGGGGATGTAAGGATTagagattttctgtttttgtattgcAATATTGTTGCAAGAAAAGTTTTGGGAACCCTTTGGAATTCCTCTGATTTCCACATTAATTTCTtctaaaatttacatttatttatttggccgatGCATTTATCTAAAGCTACCTGCAACAATTGAGATATAATTGcttccatttcttttcattttccaattggagcacaggcgggtgaagtgactcGCTTTGGGTCACACAATGGTGTCagcaatgggatttgaacccacaacctcagggtttaaagtccaaagccttaaccaattgtgaagaaataattacacattttatttgtatagtgtcCTTTCCCAAGCTCAATGAATGTCAGGGCACATTCTCATTATTAAAGGTGCATTTTGTAAGAAcgtaagaaatttgaaaaaaaggaGAGGAGACCGTTCAGTCCATTTGTCGTCCGTTTGCTtacctaatagctaagctgtccagaTATCTCATCCAGACTTTTCTTGATggttgtccaggtttctgcttcaattccaTTTCCTGGTAGTTTGATCCAAAGTCCCACAACtgtttgcgtaaagaagtgcttcctggcttcaatttTAATTGTACTGCCCTTTAATTTTCACCGATGTCCTCGAGTACTTGATTCACCGTTAAGCTGAAAGAACGTTGATGGATCTCCTTTATCTAAAccttttgaggattttaaatacctgagtCAGGTCCCCATACAATCTCCTCTGCTCAGACAAAGCAAATTCTGTGAGTCTGTCGCAGTTggacatgtccttcagtcccatgatgcacttggttgttctcctctgcacaccttcaagtgctgctatttcTTCCTTGTACTGTGGTGGCCAGAACTACACACaaaactccagatgtggtcttactagtatACTACACATTTTGAGCACaacatcccttgacttaaattcaacagcttCTATGATATAACatgacattttatttgccttttgtaattgcttctgtgcattgctcagtcgatgaaaatgttgtgtcaacataaatccctaaatccttttcaaaggTCTCTTCCTGTAtgacataccccttggggtcagagcacagggccaGTCATTGtatagtgcccctggagcaactgaAGGTTAAGAGCCTTGGTCAAGGACCCAGCAGGACAGGATCTCTTATGGCAGTAatagggatttgaactggcaacctttcaaATACCGGCACAGACCTGTAGCCTAAGAGTCAGCACTCCGCCCACAAAGTCTTGCTGAAAGAAGAGTTTACCACAATAAAACATTCTGTTTGTGGCAAACTTGTGTCATAGATTGTGTGTGttgggagtttggggagctgcagtgccccctaAGGACCACACAGTTAAacaactagagatccagttttgtaggtttcCCACTGATGCCTACAGTTTCTAGTTGCAGAATGAATATTTGGTGTGTCAAAGGCTTATTGAAAGTCTATGTAAATTTCAGCATATGCTTTTTTCTTGTCATCTATTTCAGTTGCGTcttcaaaaaaaatctaaaagattggtttggcaggaccttcctctcattcataaTCCCATGCTGGGtgttatttagaatattattttctgttaggtaattttctaatgtatttcttattctagtttccataattttgcatggcacagaAATGGTCTGTAATTACTAGGATCCATTTTGTGTCCCTTCTTCAAGATcagagtcacatttgcaactttccagtccgcAGTGTGAAAGGATTCAAACGAGCACAGAAAGAGGTTTGTgggcagccgcccgtatactTGAAACTGGCAGCCAAAAGCGAAGGTTGTGGTTCAAGGTTTACAGACTTTAGTCCAGAACAAGAACAAACAGATAGGGAAAAGTGGCAGCTTTAAAgacaggcaggggaagtgatgtcatcggggccagaacaggaagtgacctcATCAGACCCAGATGAAATTTCCCACGGTCGGTCTGCCGATGAAACAGACTAAGGatcggtgcactctgccatcccctggtctggcgtggaattacctccctttgagccttttagctgcctcccatgctcacgtgtgtgacatcaggtacttctcctttctgaagCTGCTGAAGTATATCTAATAAGCGTTTATAggtgaagtcttttatttctttcaatacaattggtaagatcccatcaggtccaggggttttattagtcttcaacaTATTGAGGAATTGATGCACATCTGACTCTTCTGTTTTAAAATCCTTGaactcagagtttgtttttacttctgcatgagGCATTCTGCTTGTTTCTTCCTTTAGAAATACTTGGGTGAAacatttattcagtttatttgttatttccttctcattttcaatgatttctccatTTGTCCCTAAGGtttcttaaattttcttttatcgtctttttttttttactagagtACCGTAGTCTGAAAAAATTGCTTGCCGTTCGTTTTGGCTTCTCCAgcaattttcatttcagtttcttttttcacgtttcaaatgctttttttgatcTCTTGATGTAGTGTCCGGCATTCCTCTATGTtagaatttattttcttgtacagtgatcttttcagttatacattttttataaataatactcCTAATTATCCATTTGGAagattcttttgtctttttttgtgttactgcttttcagaataaacatattttgagTCTGGATCAGAAGATCTCTGAAGCGATACCAACCTTCATTTATCACTGCTGAGTTTTTGTTTCCCCATCTGATGTTTTGTTGACTCTTCCTCATCCCCATATAGTCGGCTTTCCTCAAGTTATAAGTTGTTAACATACTTGCCATGACACTCTGCTTAATAAATGAAACTCTTGAATATCTTGATTATCACTTTTTACCTCCATTTATcgaacaacattaaaaaaatgtaattctgaatAACACTGTAGGAATTTGATGACAAAATGATGATACAGTTCTGTAACGTAGTTAACAAAATGTGTGCAATAatcttgacagttcattttgtcACTTATGATCTATTTATTTTGAGAATTTCAACTTCTTAGTAATGGTGACTGCACACGTGTGGTGAGTAGTTAtaatacagaaagaaaaattCACAAGGTGAGTGCTCTTCCACACATTTCTTAAGTTTTACAATTGCTTCAGCGCATCAAAAGTTGTTCATAAATTCAGGCAGCATTTGTTTAATGTTGTgatgtaatgtactgtaaatattaggACATTggattaaacattttcttttaaactttatacAGGAAGCAAACATCTCGGCATtagtgaatgtggcaaacaattctctgaCAGGAGCAGTCTTCAGAGAAACACCGTACCTcccactggagagaagccgtacagctgtttggaatgtggcaaacggttTTTGCTAAGGAGCACTCTTCATACCCACAAGAgaattcatacaggagagaagccgCATTGTTGTTTTGACTGTGGCAAACGGTTTTCACAAAGGAGCAGTCTTCAGACCCACAAGagaattcacacgggagagaagcctcATTGCTGTTACgagtgtggcaaacagttttcacaaaatgcCCATCTGCAAgcccacaaaagaattcacacgggaTTGAAGCCgttttgctgtaatgaatgtggcaagcagtttTCGCTAAGGAGTAATCTTCAGACCCATATTAGAACTCATACAGGAGAAAAGCCGTAtcgctgtaatgaatgtggcaaacaattctgtcGCAGGACTCTTCTTCAGATACACTTTAGaactcacactggagaaaagccgtattgctgttatgaatgtggcaaacagtacTCTGAGCGGAGCAGTCTTCACAGACACACTAgaactcacactggagagaagccctacagctgtttggaatgtggcaaacagttttcattaAGGGGCAGTCTTAAGAGGCATTCTTcagttcacacaggagagaagccattttcTTGCTCGGAATGTGGCAAAAAATTTGTGCGTCTGGTCAGTCTTAAGAGACACTCTGCAGTGCACATGGGATAGAAGAAGAAAGCTCTGTAGGAGGAAGTTGATGGAGGAAGAAGTGAAATGTATATCCAGGAGTCCTTAAGTTTTGATGATTACCATCATTGTATATAATTGTCTGGGAATTTTCCTTTAAATAATAGCTGAGATCAACACTACAAATGGTTCCaatagacttttttttattacaacagGTCTGAGGGAGCCCTGCCATATGGAAACCTCAGTAGCTGTGATAAGAACGAAGAAATATGTCATTGTTTGATCCTGTGAAGAATAGGAAATTTTCTATAACTGTAAAAAGCTGTTACAAATGTAACACAAATGTATTCTTCAGATACACTTTAGAACTCGTACTGGACAGAGGTGATATTGCGttcctgaatgtggaaaacaattctcgGACAGAAGTACTCTTTGAAGCCATAGacaaattcacactggagagcgagtccatattgctgttctgaatgtggcaaacgattttcaCAAAGAGGCCATCTTCACACCCACAAACCAATTCACACCGGATAGAAGCTaccattgctgttctgaatgtggcagacAATTTTCTCGTGTAACCAACTTTAGAAACACTCTGAAAGTCACAGGAGATAAAGAGGAAGCCTTAAAGGAGTAAGTATTCAGGTAAAGAAGGTATAAATGGAACTCTTCCAACTCCCCGCATCTTGATTGGGTATTCCACCGTATGAAAGTACTAATCTCTTCAAGAAACTACACTTGTAATATTAAAAGAGTACAAAAAAGTCATTCATCCTGGGCATTCATATCCCCAGATAAAAAGGTGCCC harbors:
- the LOC114643335 gene encoding oocyte zinc finger protein XlCOF22-like, producing MDVKEEMCEADINIIEIRTVSIKEEDDDCEWESVHPDQEHLCIKEEDCELGLVCVKEEAEEKFVSIETSTHTSLENVKEEGHQYVCQDGALTGMVSSLSTHCHSPGPSISVKSESLYSDTNGTEENFTVRTLEDQPPSKSKSTKRSKHLCICECGKQFSDKSSLQRHTRTHTGEKPYSCLECGKQFSLRSSLQTHKRIHTGEKPHCCFECGKQFSQNAHLQTHKRIHTGLKPFCCNECGKQFSLRSSLQTHIRTHTGEKPYCCYECGKQFCRRSLLQIHFRTHTGERPYCCPECGKQFSDRSTLRSHKRIHTGEKPYCCSECGKRFSHITSFKKHSAIHMRMDVKEEMCEADVNIPEIRTVNIKEEDCEWESVRPKQEHLCIKEDYCELGLVRVKEEAEEKFVSIETSIHTSLESVKEEDLHYACQDGAMTGMASSPSKYCHSPGPSISVKSESLHSDTNRTEENVMDRTTEDQPPSKNKSTKRSKHLGISECGKQFSDRSSLQRNTVPPTGEKPYSCLECGKRFLLRSTLHTHKRIHTGEKPHCCFDCGKRFSQRSSLQTHKRIHTGEKPHCCYECGKQFSQNAHLQAHKRIHTGLKPFCCNECGKQFSLRSNLQTHIRTHTGEKPYRCNECGKQFCRRTLLQIHFRTHTGEKPYCCYECGKQYSERSSLHRHTRTHTGEKPYSCLECGKQFSLRGSLKRHSSVHTGEKPFSCSECGKKFVRLVSLKRHSAVHMG